A DNA window from Mesorhizobium sp. C432A contains the following coding sequences:
- a CDS encoding glycosyltransferase family 4 protein, whose translation MSPHLVCVGGEDHRLRIPFLLALRERGFQVTAVSSDLGAAFSPHGIAHRRFGFDRFGSGGAEWGAVSAIRELMSELRPDIIQSFDTKPNILTPLAVRGHVPVVRTINGLGWTFSSREPRALALRPFFCGLQGVASRWTAMTVFQNSDDQAFFERYRLVARGKGRLIRSSGIDPDAFSMARYRGPSAATMREELGLQSAQVIIFVGRLTRQKGIPTLIEAVPRVIRERPNARFVLVGPQDSEGPFAVSRADIERHVPHVVALGPRRDIPALLGMADLFAFPTQYREGIPRVLLEAGLSGLPIVASNMPGCNDVVEDGWNGYLVAPRDADGLASRIVDILSDPARGKTMGSRSVGFVRERFSLSWVIDQYCDLYKTILGGRYRSRLVQAAQANPREEAVPSPHRLGEARQ comes from the coding sequence ATGAGTCCGCATCTGGTTTGCGTTGGCGGCGAGGATCATAGACTAAGAATCCCGTTTCTTTTGGCGCTTCGCGAAAGGGGTTTTCAAGTCACTGCCGTTTCGAGTGATCTCGGAGCCGCCTTCTCACCCCATGGCATTGCCCATCGCCGATTTGGGTTCGACCGCTTTGGCAGCGGCGGTGCAGAATGGGGTGCTGTCAGCGCGATCCGTGAACTGATGTCCGAACTGCGTCCGGACATCATTCAAAGTTTCGACACCAAGCCCAATATCCTAACTCCACTGGCGGTGCGCGGGCACGTTCCCGTCGTTCGCACCATCAACGGGCTTGGTTGGACATTCTCGTCGCGGGAGCCGCGGGCCCTGGCATTGCGTCCTTTCTTTTGCGGCCTTCAGGGGGTGGCGTCTCGTTGGACAGCCATGACCGTCTTCCAGAATAGTGATGATCAGGCCTTCTTCGAGCGCTACCGGCTGGTGGCTCGCGGCAAAGGGCGACTGATCCGGAGTTCTGGCATCGACCCCGATGCATTCTCGATGGCAAGGTATCGTGGTCCTTCGGCTGCCACGATGCGCGAGGAACTTGGCCTACAATCGGCCCAGGTCATAATATTTGTCGGTCGGCTCACGCGGCAGAAGGGGATTCCAACCCTCATCGAGGCGGTTCCTCGCGTTATCCGCGAGAGGCCCAACGCGCGTTTCGTACTTGTCGGCCCGCAAGACTCCGAAGGTCCGTTTGCCGTCAGCAGAGCCGATATCGAGCGCCATGTTCCCCACGTTGTCGCATTGGGGCCAAGGCGCGACATTCCAGCCCTCCTGGGGATGGCGGATCTGTTTGCGTTTCCGACGCAATATCGCGAGGGAATTCCGCGTGTCCTGCTGGAGGCGGGATTGTCCGGATTACCGATCGTCGCCTCCAACATGCCGGGCTGCAACGATGTGGTTGAGGATGGCTGGAACGGCTATCTCGTGGCGCCGCGCGATGCGGATGGCTTGGCCTCGCGGATAGTCGATATTCTTTCCGACCCCGCCCGTGGCAAGACCATGGGGAGCCGTTCCGTCGGATTCGTGCGGGAGCGGTTCTCGTTGTCGTGGGTCATCGACCAGTATTGCGACCTGTACAAGACAATCCTGGGTGGCAGATATCGCAGCAGGCTTGTTCAAGCTGCGCAGGCGAATCCGAGGGAAGAGGCGGTGCCGAGCCCCCATCGACTGGGCGAGGCGCGGCAATGA
- a CDS encoding polymerase yields MMRDALLAFGVAMSYAAQLSIPGLPFGYSELCLTLWIMLSMTRILAGGQLEVTPALAKLGLFWLILALAMGVGYIIGFLTTTLFLDPLLHDTLAYVLLACVTCLAAAEPNASFRLRRIAWWMVAVANAGFIIQVGLGFGWLHQAGVEPWYWDRFCGWSDNPNQLALYCALLGPLALHLATTTSNKWGRCLALCSLIFTVYVGRLTKSDTYLYTTVLACLILLGLRVRAWLASDGNKASLSRQLAVLMAVGFLPLALSIAPYALSEASSAEDFAKSLTKDKGGEATAQTAALRLYLWNAALEKGARSGSLGLGPGPHLDSPPVVNQQFLPRPFEAHSTILDLYTQGGLISVLALMWIFGSAALSAWRAKLDALVALVASIAVFSAPHLVIRHPIVWFCLTLCLAAGTPEAIPAIVRQRRC; encoded by the coding sequence ATGATGCGTGATGCGCTTCTGGCCTTCGGCGTCGCGATGTCCTACGCGGCGCAACTCAGCATCCCAGGGCTGCCCTTCGGCTACAGCGAACTGTGCCTCACGCTCTGGATAATGCTGTCGATGACGCGAATCCTTGCTGGCGGCCAACTGGAGGTTACGCCGGCACTGGCTAAGCTTGGGCTTTTCTGGCTGATCCTGGCGCTTGCCATGGGCGTGGGTTACATCATCGGTTTTCTGACAACCACGTTGTTCCTGGATCCGTTGTTGCACGACACGCTGGCCTATGTGCTGTTGGCGTGCGTCACCTGTCTGGCCGCTGCGGAGCCCAACGCGTCTTTCCGTTTGCGTCGTATCGCCTGGTGGATGGTTGCTGTCGCGAATGCGGGCTTCATCATTCAGGTAGGGCTTGGTTTCGGCTGGCTCCATCAGGCTGGGGTCGAACCCTGGTACTGGGACCGCTTCTGCGGGTGGTCCGACAATCCGAACCAGCTTGCGCTCTACTGCGCCCTACTCGGTCCACTGGCCTTGCATCTTGCCACAACCACCAGCAATAAATGGGGAAGATGCCTTGCCCTATGCAGCCTCATATTCACCGTTTACGTCGGAAGGCTGACAAAAAGCGATACCTACCTTTATACCACGGTCCTGGCTTGTCTGATCCTTCTCGGGCTGCGGGTCCGGGCCTGGCTGGCGAGCGACGGCAATAAGGCGAGCCTTTCAAGGCAGCTTGCCGTCCTGATGGCCGTTGGCTTCCTGCCGCTGGCCCTGTCTATAGCGCCCTATGCCCTCAGCGAGGCTTCCAGCGCCGAAGACTTCGCCAAGAGCCTGACCAAAGACAAGGGCGGGGAAGCGACTGCCCAAACCGCGGCGCTTCGCCTCTACCTCTGGAATGCAGCCTTGGAGAAGGGGGCACGATCGGGATCGCTTGGACTGGGTCCGGGCCCGCATCTAGATAGTCCGCCCGTGGTCAATCAACAGTTTTTGCCGCGGCCCTTCGAGGCGCACAGCACCATCCTGGATCTCTACACTCAGGGCGGCCTGATTTCGGTTCTAGCCCTGATGTGGATCTTCGGCTCGGCTGCGTTGTCCGCCTGGCGGGCGAAGCTGGACGCTCTCGTGGCGCTCGTGGCATCGATCGCCGTTTTCAGTGCTCCGCATTTGGTCATCCGCCATCCGATCGTGTGGTTCTGTCTGACCCTCTGCCTTGCCGCCGGGACGCCGGAAGCGATCCCCGCGATTGTTCGCCAGAGGAGATGCTAG
- the asnB gene encoding asparagine synthase (glutamine-hydrolyzing), which produces MCGIAGILLAPDAANASALRAIGPMATTLRHRGPDGEAFWVSREGGVAFGHRRLAIVDLSEAGRQPMLSASGRYVITFNGEIYNFRDLRRELEGAGHHFRGASDTEVMLCAIESWGLDAALARFAGMFAFGLWDLKNRTLQLARDRMGKKPLYVALTRDALVFASELKAITRFPGFTPELDVDAATTMVSKGWVPDDRCIWQGVFKLPPGSVLSVTAAQFANARGTGSLAHRIHPWWSLADVACKGQRDPIAASDEDLATELDSLLRLAVKERMIADVPLGAFLSGGIDSSTVVALMQAQSRNPVRTFTIAFGEGGFDEAPHAAAVARHLGTDHTELHLSPAAALEVIPELPRIWDEPFADESQIPTLLVSRLARQHVTVALSGDGGDECFAGYSRHFLATRLTKQHELPLSFRRLLASGAGLLAQASQKDIFGNLPLSANMRHGLRGDRLARLARLLAARDEDELFLQLTKSSANDLVHRKPSTAPTDTTKLDGLLSRLLFADMTGYLPGDILVKLDRATMANSLEGRCPILDHRVVEFAWRLPARAKVRNGKGKWLLRRLLDRYVPRRLVDRPKQGFDVPVGTWLKGPLRGWATDIIATIGRSGDGVIDREKVDACWRNHLHGSQDNFRDLWPVLMFQAWRNEAMRPSTVATHPSYHIELTGD; this is translated from the coding sequence ATGTGTGGGATCGCCGGAATTTTGTTGGCGCCCGATGCAGCCAACGCAAGTGCGCTCAGGGCCATCGGACCGATGGCGACGACGCTTCGTCATCGCGGACCTGACGGTGAGGCCTTCTGGGTGAGCCGTGAAGGGGGGGTAGCCTTCGGCCACCGGCGACTGGCCATCGTCGACCTGTCCGAAGCGGGTCGCCAGCCAATGCTCTCCGCGAGCGGTCGGTATGTCATCACCTTCAATGGCGAGATATACAATTTTCGCGATCTGCGCCGTGAACTGGAAGGGGCGGGCCATCATTTCCGCGGCGCCAGCGACACGGAGGTCATGCTGTGCGCGATTGAAAGCTGGGGCCTTGATGCAGCCCTCGCGCGCTTCGCTGGCATGTTTGCTTTTGGGCTGTGGGACCTGAAGAACCGAACGCTTCAGCTTGCCCGCGACCGAATGGGGAAGAAGCCACTTTATGTCGCCCTGACACGTGATGCGCTCGTCTTCGCCTCGGAGTTGAAGGCGATCACTCGCTTCCCAGGCTTCACCCCGGAACTCGATGTCGATGCGGCGACGACAATGGTTTCCAAAGGCTGGGTGCCGGATGACCGTTGCATTTGGCAAGGCGTGTTCAAGCTGCCACCTGGATCAGTCCTGTCGGTCACTGCGGCGCAATTCGCCAACGCCCGAGGCACCGGTTCGCTTGCGCATCGCATTCACCCTTGGTGGTCGCTGGCCGATGTCGCCTGCAAGGGACAGCGCGATCCGATAGCTGCCAGCGACGAGGACCTCGCAACCGAGCTCGACAGCCTGCTCCGCCTGGCCGTCAAGGAACGAATGATTGCAGATGTGCCGCTGGGCGCCTTTCTGTCGGGCGGGATCGACAGCTCGACTGTCGTCGCCCTGATGCAGGCACAGTCCCGAAACCCCGTTCGGACGTTCACCATAGCGTTCGGGGAAGGTGGGTTTGATGAAGCTCCCCATGCGGCCGCGGTTGCTCGGCATCTGGGCACCGATCATACGGAACTTCATCTCTCGCCGGCTGCCGCGCTTGAGGTCATTCCGGAGCTGCCCCGGATTTGGGACGAGCCGTTTGCCGATGAATCGCAGATACCGACGCTGCTGGTGTCGCGCCTCGCGCGGCAACACGTAACCGTGGCGCTTTCAGGCGATGGCGGCGACGAGTGCTTCGCAGGCTATTCTCGACACTTCCTGGCAACCCGCCTCACAAAGCAGCATGAGCTGCCATTGTCATTTCGCCGGCTGTTGGCATCGGGGGCTGGGTTGCTGGCCCAAGCCTCTCAGAAAGATATCTTCGGCAATCTGCCGCTTTCGGCGAATATGCGGCATGGCTTGCGCGGTGACCGCCTGGCTCGCCTTGCCCGCCTGCTCGCGGCGCGAGATGAGGACGAACTCTTTCTGCAACTGACAAAATCTTCAGCCAACGACCTTGTTCATCGCAAGCCGTCGACAGCACCTACCGACACCACAAAGCTCGACGGCCTGCTCTCGCGTCTCCTATTCGCCGACATGACAGGCTATCTACCGGGCGACATTTTGGTGAAGCTCGATCGAGCCACCATGGCCAACAGCCTTGAGGGGCGATGCCCGATCCTGGACCATCGCGTCGTTGAATTTGCCTGGCGGTTGCCAGCCCGTGCCAAAGTCCGAAACGGGAAGGGCAAATGGTTGCTTCGACGACTGCTTGATCGTTATGTACCACGCCGACTGGTCGACCGGCCCAAGCAAGGTTTCGACGTTCCGGTCGGGACTTGGTTGAAAGGGCCCTTGCGCGGCTGGGCAACCGATATCATTGCCACGATCGGCCGCTCCGGGGACGGGGTCATCGACCGTGAGAAGGTTGACGCATGCTGGCGCAATCATCTGCATGGAAGCCAAGATAATTTCCGCGACCTGTGGCCGGTGCTCATGTTTCAGGCGTGGCGCAACGAAGCCATGCGGCCATCGACGGTCGCCACGCACCCTTCTTACCATATCGAACTGACAGGGGATTGA
- a CDS encoding exopolysaccharide biosynthesis protein: protein MEGSIANRARRPRAKQMEVGTLETNLRLMRPPREPTQSSPFHQLVIILTTRKWFLLAVALLGGILAGLAGFTRPVLFEATTQVIIDAPSSSASGGVASAQDSLESNIDDHLTMLSSQGHLRRVLAALRKAQPVDGNGKTVVNAVPPAAGSFLIDLLNRAWRQDNKVAENPDAADAPELKALRNGMRVGQELRSRVITIGFTDPSPARAALVANTFAQVYIQDLVQKSRASDQVHLDSIVASLPQVQRDLVEATDRLETYRLTHGAVDQTAANNAASETAELGRQIFLSKASLSASEARLRRIEDLRKAGAPVTAIAEEIGSPVLTDLVARQSGAAADGDLRNAIAREMEQSVARIAAEANVYRSQATALESRKAMLDAAVADTASQLSGLRSLEPRVAIVTQHYNELLSRQQDLTRRIAAPSPGVAVLSTAWPPSAPTTLSPIFLIPPGMVVFGLMGAVIVLVRNGFNQTLRSEAEAEAELGVPCVGLLPRVAGLNARKLRHLVLSQQNLPFSRAVTSLLVTAAPTQGKGQPPHIILVTSSIQDDAKTELAWSLALAATRLGGRVLFLDLDRKDVRLTNGFRGEFSTDKARNSFGDYVNERCVLKDAITRMPEIGIDLMAAPAPSDDLLTLLSTVDKCQFTEELRSAYDVVIMNGPLGLGGLKPGCLSAGPIRCFLPFAGQGRGAALPVVLWMQ, encoded by the coding sequence ATGGAAGGTTCCATAGCCAACCGCGCCCGGCGTCCGCGCGCCAAGCAGATGGAAGTTGGGACACTTGAAACCAATCTGCGCTTGATGCGGCCGCCACGCGAGCCAACGCAATCGTCACCCTTCCACCAGCTCGTCATCATCCTGACGACGCGAAAATGGTTCTTGCTTGCCGTGGCCCTTCTGGGCGGCATCCTGGCCGGACTGGCGGGCTTCACCCGCCCGGTGCTGTTCGAGGCAACGACCCAGGTCATTATCGATGCCCCGAGCAGCAGTGCTTCGGGCGGCGTGGCATCCGCCCAGGACTCGCTGGAATCGAACATCGATGATCATCTGACGATGCTCTCCTCGCAAGGCCACCTGCGTCGGGTCCTGGCAGCACTGCGCAAAGCCCAACCAGTCGACGGTAACGGAAAGACCGTCGTCAATGCCGTCCCGCCCGCGGCTGGCTCGTTCCTCATCGATCTCCTGAACAGGGCCTGGAGACAGGATAACAAGGTGGCGGAAAATCCGGACGCAGCGGACGCGCCCGAGCTGAAGGCGCTACGCAACGGAATGAGGGTCGGACAAGAGCTGCGATCGCGCGTCATCACCATCGGCTTCACCGATCCAAGTCCGGCGCGTGCGGCACTTGTCGCGAACACGTTTGCCCAGGTCTACATTCAAGATCTGGTACAAAAAAGCCGGGCATCGGATCAGGTTCATCTGGATTCGATAGTCGCCAGCCTTCCGCAAGTACAAAGGGATCTTGTCGAAGCGACAGATCGGCTGGAGACATACCGGCTCACGCATGGCGCCGTCGATCAGACTGCGGCCAACAACGCAGCCAGTGAGACAGCGGAACTCGGCCGGCAGATATTCCTATCGAAAGCCAGTCTTTCCGCGTCGGAAGCGCGCCTTCGCCGTATTGAGGACCTGCGCAAGGCGGGCGCCCCGGTCACGGCCATCGCTGAAGAAATCGGGTCGCCCGTGTTGACGGACCTGGTGGCACGCCAGTCGGGTGCCGCCGCCGACGGCGATCTGCGCAACGCGATCGCCCGCGAAATGGAGCAAAGCGTTGCCCGAATCGCTGCCGAGGCAAATGTCTACCGGTCTCAGGCTACGGCTCTTGAAAGTCGCAAGGCGATGCTCGACGCGGCCGTGGCCGACACGGCGAGCCAACTTTCGGGGCTGCGTTCCCTTGAACCTAGGGTAGCCATCGTGACGCAGCATTACAACGAACTCCTGAGCCGGCAGCAGGACTTGACACGTCGCATCGCCGCTCCTTCGCCAGGCGTAGCGGTCCTTTCGACCGCCTGGCCGCCGTCGGCCCCCACGACATTGTCGCCAATTTTCCTGATTCCTCCCGGCATGGTCGTCTTTGGTCTCATGGGGGCGGTCATTGTCCTGGTCCGCAACGGTTTCAACCAAACCTTGCGCAGTGAAGCCGAAGCCGAGGCCGAGCTTGGGGTCCCGTGCGTAGGACTGCTTCCCAGGGTTGCGGGACTTAACGCCAGAAAGCTGCGGCATCTGGTTCTGAGCCAGCAGAACTTGCCGTTCAGCCGCGCCGTGACTTCGCTGCTCGTCACTGCGGCGCCAACTCAGGGAAAGGGACAGCCGCCGCATATCATTCTCGTGACATCCAGCATCCAGGACGATGCCAAGACCGAGTTGGCATGGAGCCTGGCGCTGGCGGCAACGCGGCTGGGAGGAAGAGTGCTTTTCCTCGATCTCGATCGCAAGGATGTACGGCTCACGAACGGGTTTCGTGGTGAATTCAGCACCGACAAGGCCCGGAACTCCTTCGGCGACTATGTGAATGAACGTTGCGTGCTGAAGGATGCAATTACGAGGATGCCGGAAATCGGTATCGACCTCATGGCCGCTCCAGCACCTTCCGATGATCTCCTGACGCTTCTGTCCACCGTCGACAAATGCCAGTTCACCGAGGAGCTGCGTTCGGCCTACGACGTGGTCATCATGAACGGTCCCCTGGGCCTCGGGGGCCTGAAACCAGGCTGCTTAAGCGCTGGGCCGATTCGGTGCTTTTTGCCGTTCGCTGGGCAAGGACGAGGCGCAGCATTGCCCGTGGTGCTCTGGATGCAATAG
- a CDS encoding polysaccharide biosynthesis C-terminal domain-containing protein, whose product MIIEFFGPPGSGKTTFAHALAQQLRGKGYHAKVALSYKPSTRAAKYDLGIFLFISRIVSAMFSTARILLFSAGRADDISNSFAIVRMIPPKNRIWRARIWRYILHLSRCWKSAEQSPEIIIFDQGYVQAIGSLAMFNGSTNPRALEKALSLAPAADLTVRLLVPAAVVESRLRRRMELEPPAERIFEADLSVNMRSFAVFEAMHDLLTTSGREIISVENTDGPSTFKSICRIERQILSALSRFDRSVGEKQIELPAHRADVTGSATAPPRNKDMGSRLAWASIFALLIYIGGAGLTSLAQLAIARLIGPHNYGIYSYVQAWTSVLAYLATLGFNVSLLRFLPAYRASGRLDLARGVIRFALQRSLIAATLFGMIGAASVLFLSDPTERGLETSIVLGMMAVPLVTAYALGATLVRAFGGVVSALLPERIMRDGLLLVLVALLALSGFRTVDAPSVTLAVLVSSAFTAALVFIIARRFEPPGLGHAKPSYASREWWLAVPPLMLITGLDVFVSRAGVLVLGWTSHIAEAGIFALALNVAMLVGLSRIAVATMFSPTAADLYVRGDRRGLQQLFARATLLSAGGAILVAVPMMVIVEPFLSYFGEGYSAGAPIARVLILGYVFVALCGPQQNLLTMTGNEWAAATTMVAGAVANIIACAAGVAVYGLLGAAVGVALALSIWSIAMAVYIRKRLKIMPGLVFALLSMRPSAVDARQWHWFLRASK is encoded by the coding sequence ATGATCATTGAATTTTTCGGACCTCCAGGATCCGGCAAAACAACCTTCGCACATGCGCTTGCGCAGCAGCTGCGCGGGAAAGGCTATCACGCCAAGGTCGCTCTCAGCTACAAGCCAAGCACCAGGGCCGCCAAATATGATCTCGGAATCTTTCTGTTCATATCACGGATCGTATCGGCGATGTTTTCAACAGCCAGAATACTGCTTTTTTCGGCAGGGCGAGCCGATGATATTTCCAATTCCTTTGCAATAGTGAGGATGATACCGCCAAAAAACCGAATATGGCGCGCGCGAATCTGGCGATACATCCTGCACCTTTCGCGTTGCTGGAAGTCTGCGGAGCAATCGCCCGAAATTATAATCTTCGATCAAGGATATGTTCAAGCGATTGGTTCGCTTGCGATGTTTAATGGGAGCACCAACCCCAGAGCGCTGGAAAAGGCGCTCAGCCTCGCACCGGCGGCCGATCTCACCGTCAGGCTCTTGGTGCCAGCTGCGGTCGTGGAAAGTCGCCTTCGTCGGCGGATGGAGCTTGAGCCGCCGGCGGAACGGATTTTCGAGGCCGACTTGAGCGTTAACATGCGCTCATTCGCCGTTTTTGAAGCGATGCATGACCTCCTGACAACATCTGGCCGGGAAATCATCTCCGTCGAAAACACCGATGGTCCATCGACCTTTAAAAGTATTTGTCGGATTGAGAGACAAATACTTTCTGCATTGTCGCGCTTCGATAGGTCGGTCGGCGAAAAGCAAATTGAGTTGCCGGCTCATCGCGCAGATGTAACTGGTTCAGCAACCGCACCGCCGCGCAACAAGGACATGGGCTCGCGGCTGGCTTGGGCAAGCATATTCGCCTTGTTGATCTATATTGGTGGCGCTGGTTTGACCAGTCTTGCACAGTTGGCAATTGCACGCCTTATCGGACCTCACAACTACGGTATCTATTCCTACGTTCAGGCTTGGACGTCAGTGCTCGCCTATCTGGCAACGCTTGGCTTTAATGTATCATTGTTGCGTTTCCTCCCGGCCTATAGGGCCAGTGGCAGGCTTGATCTGGCCCGCGGGGTGATAAGATTTGCGCTGCAGAGATCGCTGATAGCGGCAACCTTGTTCGGGATGATCGGCGCTGCGTCCGTCCTGTTCCTTTCAGATCCAACGGAAAGAGGGCTTGAGACAAGCATCGTGCTCGGCATGATGGCTGTGCCCTTGGTTACGGCCTATGCTCTCGGAGCCACGCTTGTGCGTGCTTTCGGCGGCGTTGTCTCGGCGTTGTTGCCGGAGCGCATCATGCGAGACGGGCTCCTGCTCGTGTTGGTAGCGCTCCTGGCATTGTCGGGATTTCGAACAGTGGATGCGCCCTCGGTGACGCTGGCGGTGCTTGTGAGTTCCGCTTTCACAGCGGCGCTGGTGTTCATCATCGCTAGGAGGTTTGAACCACCCGGCCTGGGACACGCCAAGCCAAGTTATGCCTCGAGGGAATGGTGGCTTGCCGTCCCCCCGCTCATGCTCATCACTGGGCTCGATGTTTTCGTCAGTCGGGCAGGAGTCCTGGTTTTGGGCTGGACAAGCCATATTGCTGAAGCGGGTATTTTCGCGCTGGCCTTGAATGTCGCGATGCTCGTGGGCCTGTCCCGTATCGCCGTGGCAACCATGTTTTCGCCAACAGCAGCCGATCTCTACGTCAGAGGCGATCGCAGAGGCCTACAACAGCTGTTCGCGCGCGCAACCCTGCTTTCTGCTGGCGGTGCCATCCTGGTGGCCGTCCCAATGATGGTGATAGTCGAGCCGTTCTTGAGCTATTTCGGTGAGGGTTATAGCGCGGGAGCGCCGATCGCACGGGTTCTGATTTTGGGATATGTCTTTGTCGCGCTGTGCGGGCCCCAACAGAATCTCCTGACCATGACTGGAAATGAATGGGCTGCGGCAACGACGATGGTAGCGGGTGCAGTGGCCAATATAATTGCCTGTGCAGCCGGAGTTGCGGTGTACGGCCTGCTTGGCGCTGCGGTGGGTGTGGCACTTGCACTGAGCATCTGGAGCATTGCCATGGCCGTTTATATCCGCAAGCGACTGAAAATCATGCCAGGCTTGGTTTTTGCCTTGCTGTCGATGAGGCCGAGCGCGGTCGATGCCCGTCAATGGCATTGGTTCTTGAGGGCGAGCAAATGA
- a CDS encoding acyltransferase: protein MEQARMASASAPAVRRRSERSTPVEPSQRETLTQVQVLRALAASSVALRHAQHDAATLELQAGRTFQSWNPIPWSAGVDIFFVISGLIMVHTSRQLFAKPGGARLFISRRIARIVPLYWALTSLYIAVAVAAPNFLNQSYVDFRFVVESYLFVPASRPDGVVQPVYELGWTLNYEMLFYVLFTATIVLPMRWAVTVLLTILVGMVLSGALAAPLPEPWGFWTNPIILEFAFGAMIGVICASGLRPSGPIRACVAATGLGALMLAAAFPDISAGLGRPVVYGIPASLIVWSAALAPPGKLRHDSLAARWAAGVGDASYALYLMHPFVIRAMRIIFWRTGLIFVLGPWAFIGSALAITLGVAFITHRLFEKPLTRYARRLLGVGHGTGRQLGSLPVPAYPKTD from the coding sequence ATGGAACAAGCCCGAATGGCGAGCGCCTCGGCGCCTGCAGTGCGCCGTCGCTCGGAGAGATCGACGCCTGTCGAGCCCAGCCAACGCGAAACCCTCACCCAAGTTCAGGTCCTGCGCGCCCTCGCGGCTAGTTCGGTCGCGCTGCGACACGCCCAGCATGATGCGGCCACCCTGGAATTACAGGCCGGCCGCACCTTTCAGAGCTGGAATCCGATACCATGGAGCGCTGGAGTCGATATTTTCTTCGTGATTTCCGGCCTTATCATGGTGCATACGTCGCGACAGCTGTTCGCAAAGCCCGGGGGCGCGCGTCTCTTCATTTCCCGCCGGATCGCGCGAATTGTCCCGCTATATTGGGCGCTCACCTCGCTCTACATTGCGGTAGCGGTGGCCGCCCCAAATTTTCTCAACCAGAGCTACGTCGATTTCAGGTTTGTAGTCGAATCCTATTTATTCGTTCCGGCCAGTCGCCCTGACGGCGTCGTTCAGCCGGTCTACGAGTTGGGTTGGACGCTCAATTATGAGATGCTGTTTTACGTGTTGTTCACGGCGACGATCGTGCTGCCCATGCGGTGGGCAGTTACGGTCCTGCTCACGATCCTGGTTGGGATGGTGCTCTCGGGCGCTCTTGCGGCTCCTTTGCCAGAGCCCTGGGGTTTCTGGACCAATCCGATCATCCTCGAATTTGCTTTCGGCGCGATGATCGGGGTCATTTGCGCCTCGGGCCTGCGGCCTTCCGGCCCAATCAGGGCCTGTGTCGCCGCAACGGGACTGGGTGCCCTGATGCTTGCGGCGGCGTTTCCCGATATTTCGGCCGGCCTTGGTCGCCCTGTCGTGTATGGCATTCCGGCGTCTCTAATAGTTTGGAGTGCTGCCCTGGCACCGCCGGGTAAACTGAGGCATGACAGCCTGGCGGCGAGGTGGGCCGCTGGCGTTGGCGATGCGTCATACGCTCTTTACCTCATGCATCCATTCGTGATCCGCGCCATGCGCATAATTTTCTGGCGTACAGGCTTGATCTTTGTGCTCGGCCCGTGGGCTTTCATCGGTTCGGCCTTGGCGATAACCCTGGGCGTGGCATTTATCACCCACCGTCTGTTCGAGAAGCCGCTCACCCGCTATGCGCGGCGCCTTTTGGGGGTCGGGCACGGCACAGGACGGCAGCTTGGGTCCCTTCCAGTGCCGGCGTATCCCAAGACAGATTGA